A section of the Bacillus pumilus genome encodes:
- a CDS encoding DUF3267 domain-containing protein, whose amino-acid sequence MNCWKTINLEKDYGYTRLLISAISLAILFFITAFLCFQLTHPETRLSSHNAPLFAMLLLVTLLVHRVVHLIPVMKNKKKMTLFKRNCWQRVPKNIMLYSLLSPFCVISPVYFVLGVAFPMYAHYFIIIASIHAGYCLPDFLFAWKLLKAPKSCIIDQAQDEFDILVDQTSSS is encoded by the coding sequence ATGAATTGTTGGAAGACCATTAATCTTGAAAAGGATTATGGTTATACAAGACTGCTGATTTCAGCCATAAGTCTTGCTATACTTTTTTTCATTACGGCTTTTTTATGTTTTCAACTGACTCATCCTGAAACGAGACTAAGCAGTCACAACGCACCGCTTTTTGCTATGCTTTTACTTGTGACGTTGCTTGTCCACCGTGTGGTTCACTTGATCCCAGTGATGAAAAACAAGAAAAAAATGACGTTATTTAAACGAAATTGCTGGCAGCGTGTGCCAAAGAACATCATGCTTTATTCACTTCTTAGTCCATTTTGTGTGATTTCACCGGTTTACTTTGTGTTAGGTGTGGCGTTTCCTATGTATGCACACTATTTTATCATCATCGCAAGTATTCATGCAGGCTATTGTTTGCCTGACTTTTTATTTGCATGGAAACTGCTCAAAGCACCTAAATCCTGCATCATCGATCAAGCCCAAGACGAGTTTGATATTTTAGTTGACCAAACATCCTCATCATGA
- a CDS encoding HTH-type transcriptional regulator Hpr, giving the protein MNHSEQPFDVKEALLFSQRMAQLSKALWKSIEKDWQQWIKPYNLNINEHHILWIAYQLKGASISEIAKFGVMHVSTAFNFSKKLEERGFLKFSKKLNDKRNTYIELTPKGEETFHKLLEDYDPARTGIVKGAQPLHDIYGKFPEILEMMCIIRNIYGEDFMEIFEKSFSNIEKDFLNERGRVTKKSEELEDSADAAEKAAKANQIV; this is encoded by the coding sequence ATGAATCATTCGGAACAGCCTTTCGATGTAAAAGAAGCACTTTTATTCAGTCAAAGAATGGCCCAATTGAGCAAAGCTCTTTGGAAATCCATTGAAAAGGACTGGCAGCAGTGGATCAAACCGTATAACCTAAATATCAATGAACATCATATTTTGTGGATTGCGTATCAATTAAAAGGAGCTTCAATATCAGAAATTGCAAAGTTTGGCGTCATGCACGTATCAACAGCGTTTAACTTCTCCAAGAAACTGGAGGAACGAGGATTTTTAAAATTTTCTAAAAAGTTAAACGATAAACGCAATACGTATATTGAGCTAACGCCAAAAGGCGAAGAGACATTCCATAAACTACTCGAAGATTATGACCCGGCAAGAACTGGTATTGTCAAAGGCGCACAGCCGCTTCATGACATTTACGGAAAATTCCCTGAGATTTTAGAAATGATGTGTATTATCCGAAACATCTATGGTGAGGACTTCATGGAGATTTTTGAGAAATCGTTTTCAAACATTGAGAAGGACTTTTTGAACGAGCGAGGAAGAGTCACTAAAAAGTCTGAGGAACTTGAAGACTCAGCTGATGCAGCAGAAAAAGCGGCTAAAGCAAATCAAATTGTTTAA
- a CDS encoding YjcZ family sporulation protein: MGGEVFAGGFALVVVLFILLIIIGASWIC, encoded by the coding sequence ATGGGAGGAGAAGTCTTCGCTGGCGGTTTTGCACTAGTCGTCGTGTTATTCATCTTATTGATCATTATCGGTGCATCTTGGATTTGCTAA
- a CDS encoding YtxH domain-containing protein — MASGRSLLTGLFVGGLLGGAAVLLTTPSSGRDVRGKMKDGYDKFEDTLTRLKRDGQALKEQIVETAKESAEVIKEVGTELQTSIQQWREEIKPHQQDLQKEIQEIEEKLKQLEKTLQN, encoded by the coding sequence ATGGCTAGTGGACGTTCTTTATTAACAGGATTATTTGTAGGCGGTCTCCTCGGAGGTGCGGCAGTGCTCCTGACGACTCCCTCTTCTGGCAGAGATGTGCGCGGAAAGATGAAAGACGGCTATGACAAATTCGAAGATACGCTGACAAGATTAAAAAGAGATGGACAAGCTTTAAAAGAGCAAATTGTTGAAACAGCAAAAGAAAGTGCAGAGGTCATTAAAGAAGTCGGAACTGAATTACAAACATCGATTCAGCAATGGCGTGAAGAAATCAAGCCTCATCAGCAGGATTTGCAAAAGGAAATTCAGGAAATTGAGGAAAAGCTCAAGCAACTGGAGAAAACCTTACAAAACTAA
- a CDS encoding YjcZ family sporulation protein, with amino-acid sequence MGAGYSNGFALLVVLFILLIIVGAAYLY; translated from the coding sequence ATGGGAGCAGGATATTCTAATGGGTTTGCTTTATTGGTCGTGCTATTCATTTTGCTGATCATCGTTGGTGCAGCATATCTTTACTAA
- a CDS encoding YhaI family protein, with the protein MSIEERMSQLEYYMELLLTATDMSRYPYYALLMRQQVSKEEAQEIERICAELSEEMDKQKAQGYVMFDDMLALFAGQLIEKLDVHETIFALHDQGLFQPLMNEFIKIIKQFDLL; encoded by the coding sequence ATGAGTATTGAGGAACGAATGAGCCAGCTCGAATATTATATGGAACTTTTGCTGACGGCGACCGATATGAGCCGTTATCCATATTATGCATTATTGATGAGGCAGCAGGTATCGAAAGAAGAAGCGCAGGAAATTGAGCGTATTTGTGCTGAGCTTTCAGAGGAAATGGACAAGCAAAAAGCACAAGGCTACGTCATGTTTGACGATATGCTTGCGCTTTTTGCAGGACAGTTAATTGAAAAGCTGGATGTGCATGAGACGATATTTGCATTGCATGATCAAGGGCTGTTTCAGCCGTTAATGAATGAATTTATAAAGATCATTAAACAATTTGATTTGCTTTAG